The region CCAGAACCGCAAAACTAAATCATCGCCCAGGCTTCCACCAGGAGGCCGGGCGATTTTTATGCAACAACTACCGTAAGTTGTTAGCGGGAGTTCAAACCATCCAAGAAACCAGCGGCATACTCCCACGGGACGTAACGCATCGGGTCAGGCTCAGCGCCGGGCTCGTGGACGGGGGCGAGCTGGTTATTCAACGTGGCGTGCATGTTGGCGACCATGATGTCCCACTCGTAGAAGTGGTTGTCCTCGCAGTCTTCGCAGAAAAACACGATGCCGTCGAAACCGCGCGGGCCTAGTACTCGGGCGAACTCTTGGATGAGCGCCAGGTCCTGCATGACTGCCTGACGTTCCTCCGCGGTCAGCGGGACGGCCTGCTCTTCTTCTTCGAGGAAGGACGCAGGGTCGTTGGGGTCGTCGGCGAAAGGATCGCGGGGCATATTGGCGAAAAAGTTCACGCCTGCGAGCCTATTGCCTCTCTACCTTCATGGCAATTTCCCACCCCACACGCGGGCTGGCTAGGAAAATGGGTAATTGGGGCACTACGATTTGAGCATAAGTGCGACCCCTTTGGTCCTTGAAGGAGAACCCATGAGTGCTAATCACATCCCAACTGGCGGAGATGACCCACAGAAGGTCCTACTAAATGGTTTGACCTTTGATGATGTGTTGTTGCTGCCTGCGGAATCGAACATCATTCCCTCGGAAGTAGATACCTCGGCGCAGTTCACCCGTAATATTCGCCTCGGTATTCCGCTGGCATCGGCAGCTATGGATACTGTCACTGAGGCACGTATGGCAGTGGCCATGGCGCGCCAGGGTGGTATCGGCGTGCTGCACCGCAATCTGTCGGCGGAGGCGCAGGCGGAGCAGGTGGAAATCGTGAAGCGCTCCGAATCCGGTATGGTCACCGACCCGATTACCGCGTCGCCGGATATGACCATCGCGGAAGTTGATGCCCTGTGCGCTCGTTTCCGTATTTCTGGCCTGCCGGTCGTGGACAACAACGGCACCCTGGTTGGTATTTGCACCAACCGCGATATGCGCTTTGAGCCGGATTTCGACCGCAAGGTCTCCGAGATCATGACCCCGATGCCGCTGGTAGTGGCCAAGGAGGGCGTGACCAAGGAAGAAGCCCTGCCGCTGCTATCAGCCAACAAGGTAGAAAAGCTCCCCATTGTTGATGACGACAACAAGCTGGTCGGCCTGATTACCGTCAAGGACTTCGTCAAGACTGAGCAGTTCCCGAACGCCTCCAAGGATGCCTCCGGCCGCCTGCTGGTTGCCGCAGGCATCGGCACCGGCGAAGAATCCTATGAGCGTGCAGCATTGCTTGTCGATGCCGACGTGGACGCCCTGGTTGTCGACTCCGCCCACGCACACAACAACCGCGTGCTCGACATGGTCTCCCGCATTAAGCGCGACTTCGGAGACAAGGTCGATGTCATCGGCGGCAACCTGGCTACCCGCGAGGCTGCCAAGGCCATGATCGATGCTGGTGCGGACGCCATCAAGGTCGGTATCGGCCCAGGTTCTATCTGTACTACCCGCGTCGTTGCCGGTGTGGGCGCTCCGCAGATCACCGCCATTATGGAAGCCGCCGCCGTCGCAGGACCTGCTGGTGTGCCAATCATCGGCGATGGTGGCATGCAGTACTCCGGCGACATCGCTAAGGCCCTGGCCGCAGGTGCTGACACCGTCATGCTCGGCTCCATGTTCGCCGGCACCAAGGAAGCTCCAGGCGACATCGTCGTCGTCGGCGGCAAGCAGTACAAGCGCTACCGCGGCATGGGTTCCATGGGCGCTATGCAGGGCCGTGGCCTGTCTGGCGAGAAGCGCTCCTACTCCAAGGACCGTTACTTCCAGGCAGACGTCAAGAGCGAAGACAAGCTCGTCCCAGAAGGCGTGGAAGGCAAGGTTCCTTACCGCGGCGAAATCGATTCCATTACCCACCAGATCATCGGCGGCCTGCGCGCATCGATGGGGTATACCGGCTCGGCCAACCTGGAGGAGCTCAAGACCAAGCGCTTCGTGCGCATTACCGCTGCTGGCCTGAAGGAATCCCACCCGCACCACCTGCAGCAGACCCTCGAGGCGCCGAACTACCGCTAAGGAGCAGTCATGCGTGACTTTGTAGAAATTGGTATCGGCCGCGAGGCGCGCCGTACCTTCGACTTAGACCAGATTTCCCTGGTCCCGACCCGCCGTACCCGCTCCTCCCAGGACGTGGACACCACCTGGCATATCGACGCCTACACCTTCGACCTGCCTTTCGTCTCCCACCCGACCGACGCGTTGGCCACTCCAGAATTCGTCATCGAGATGGGCAAGCAGGGCGGCCTGGGCGTGATCAACGCTGAGGGCCTGTGGGGCCGCCATGAGGATCTCGACGCCGCCTTGGCAGAAATCCGCGAAGCCGCCGGCGACAATTCCGTCATCCAGCGCCTGCATGCAGCACCGCTTAACGATGCCTTACTCGCCGAACGCATCGCCCAAGTCCGCGACTCCGGCGTGACCGTCGGCGTGCGTGTTTCGCCGCAAAATGCGCGCGAGGTCGCCCCGAAGGTCATCGAGGCAGGTGCAGAAATCTTGTTCATCCAGGGCACCCTGATTTCTGCTGAGCACGTCGCCACCGGTGGCGAGCCGCTCAACTTGAAGGAATTCATCGGTTCCCTCGAGGTCCCAGTCATTGCGGGTGGCGTGGCCGATTACACCACCGCGCTGCACCTGATGCGTACCGGTGCCGCAGGTGTCATCGTTGGCGGTGGCGTGAACACCAATCCGGAGACCGTCGGCATCGATGTGCCACTGGCGACCGCAATTGCCGATGCCGCCGCTGCCCGCCGCGACTACCTGGACGAAACCGGTGGCCGCTACGTGCACATCCTGGCCGATGGCGAACTGCGCAACTCCGGCGATATCGCCAAGGTCATTGGCTGCGGTGCCGATGCCGCCGTGCTCGGCCCCCTGTTGGCTGCCGCAGCCGAAGCAGGTGGCAAGGGCTGGTACTGGCCAGCAACTGCTGGCCACCCACGCTTCCCGCGTGGTTTCGCCCAGTTCGACGGCGCGGAAGAAGATCTGCACCTAGAGCTGCTCCTGCACGGACCGTCGTCGGATCCTTTCGGCCAGTCCAACCTGGCCGGTGGCCTGCGTCGTGCCATGGCCAAGTGCGGTTATACCGACTTAAAGACCTTCCAAAAGGTCGGATTGGCGGTGCGATAAGCTAATGGACGTGACTAAGACCGAGATTAAGACAACGCCTAATCCCGTACTTGTAGTGGACTTTGGCGCCCAGTACGCGCAGCTGATTGCGCGGCGTGTGCGCGAGGCAAAGATCTACTCTGAAGTTGTCCCGAACTCCGCCTCGATTGAGGACATTAAGGCCAAAAATCCGGCCGCATTGATTCTGTCTGGTGGTCCCTCCTCCGTCTACGCCGATGGTGCTCCGGCGCTGCAGCCAGAACTACTCGAGCTCGGTGTTCCAGTCTTTGGCATTTGCTACGGCTTCCAGGCTATGAACCACGCCCTGGGCGGCACCGTGTCCTCGACCGGTGAGCGAGAGTACGGTCGCACCGACCTCAATGTGGAAGGCGGCGTGCTGCACAAGGGCTTTGAGCAGACCCACAAAGTGTGGATGTCGCATGGCGATGCTGTTTCAGCTGCACCAGAAGGCTTCGAGGTCACTGCCTCCACGGCCGGTGCTCCGGTGGCCGCCATGGAGTGCCCGGCTAAGAAGATGGCTGGCGTGCAGTACCACCCGGAGGTATTGCACTCCCCGCATGGCCAGGAAGTGCTTACTCGCTTCCTCACCGAGATCGCTGGTCTGGAGCAGAACTGGACTGCCGATAACATCGCTGAGCAACTTATCGCCGATATCCAAACCCAGATCGGTGACGAAGGCCGCGCGATTTGTGGTCTGTCCGGTGGCGTGGACTCCGCGGTTGCTGCAGCGCTGGTCCAGCGCGCCATTGGTGATCGCTTGACCTGTGTCTTCGTCGACCACGGCCTGCTGCGCGCCGGGGAGCGCGAGCAGGTGGAAAAGGACTTCGTCGCCTCGACCGGTGCGAAGCTGATTACTGCCGATGAGCGCGAAGCCTTCCTGTCCAAGCTCGAAGGCATTAGCGAACCAGAAGCCAAGCGCAAGGCTATCGGTGCAGAGTTCATCCGCTCCTTTGAGCGCGCCGTCGACCGCGCACTCGCTGGCGAAGACACCGCCTTCCTGGTCCAGGGCACCTTGTATCCAGACGTGGTGGAATCCGGTGGTGGCGATGGCGCTGCCAACATCAAGAGCCACCATAACGTCGGTGGCTTGCCTGACGATGTCGAATTCGAACTCGTCGAGCCACTCCGCCTGCTGTTCAAGGACGAAGTTCGCGCCGTGGGCCGCGAGCTGGGTTTGCCCGAAGAAATCGTGGGCCGCCAGCCCTTCCCGGGCCCGGGCCTGGGCATCCGCATCATCGGTGAAGTTACCGA is a window of Corynebacterium camporealensis DNA encoding:
- a CDS encoding DUF5319 domain-containing protein, which encodes MNFFANMPRDPFADDPNDPASFLEEEEQAVPLTAEERQAVMQDLALIQEFARVLGPRGFDGIVFFCEDCEDNHFYEWDIMVANMHATLNNQLAPVHEPGAEPDPMRYVPWEYAAGFLDGLNSR
- the guaB gene encoding IMP dehydrogenase, giving the protein MSANHIPTGGDDPQKVLLNGLTFDDVLLLPAESNIIPSEVDTSAQFTRNIRLGIPLASAAMDTVTEARMAVAMARQGGIGVLHRNLSAEAQAEQVEIVKRSESGMVTDPITASPDMTIAEVDALCARFRISGLPVVDNNGTLVGICTNRDMRFEPDFDRKVSEIMTPMPLVVAKEGVTKEEALPLLSANKVEKLPIVDDDNKLVGLITVKDFVKTEQFPNASKDASGRLLVAAGIGTGEESYERAALLVDADVDALVVDSAHAHNNRVLDMVSRIKRDFGDKVDVIGGNLATREAAKAMIDAGADAIKVGIGPGSICTTRVVAGVGAPQITAIMEAAAVAGPAGVPIIGDGGMQYSGDIAKALAAGADTVMLGSMFAGTKEAPGDIVVVGGKQYKRYRGMGSMGAMQGRGLSGEKRSYSKDRYFQADVKSEDKLVPEGVEGKVPYRGEIDSITHQIIGGLRASMGYTGSANLEELKTKRFVRITAAGLKESHPHHLQQTLEAPNYR
- a CDS encoding GuaB3 family IMP dehydrogenase-related protein, giving the protein MRDFVEIGIGREARRTFDLDQISLVPTRRTRSSQDVDTTWHIDAYTFDLPFVSHPTDALATPEFVIEMGKQGGLGVINAEGLWGRHEDLDAALAEIREAAGDNSVIQRLHAAPLNDALLAERIAQVRDSGVTVGVRVSPQNAREVAPKVIEAGAEILFIQGTLISAEHVATGGEPLNLKEFIGSLEVPVIAGGVADYTTALHLMRTGAAGVIVGGGVNTNPETVGIDVPLATAIADAAAARRDYLDETGGRYVHILADGELRNSGDIAKVIGCGADAAVLGPLLAAAAEAGGKGWYWPATAGHPRFPRGFAQFDGAEEDLHLELLLHGPSSDPFGQSNLAGGLRRAMAKCGYTDLKTFQKVGLAVR
- the guaA gene encoding glutamine-hydrolyzing GMP synthase is translated as MTKTEIKTTPNPVLVVDFGAQYAQLIARRVREAKIYSEVVPNSASIEDIKAKNPAALILSGGPSSVYADGAPALQPELLELGVPVFGICYGFQAMNHALGGTVSSTGEREYGRTDLNVEGGVLHKGFEQTHKVWMSHGDAVSAAPEGFEVTASTAGAPVAAMECPAKKMAGVQYHPEVLHSPHGQEVLTRFLTEIAGLEQNWTADNIAEQLIADIQTQIGDEGRAICGLSGGVDSAVAAALVQRAIGDRLTCVFVDHGLLRAGEREQVEKDFVASTGAKLITADEREAFLSKLEGISEPEAKRKAIGAEFIRSFERAVDRALAGEDTAFLVQGTLYPDVVESGGGDGAANIKSHHNVGGLPDDVEFELVEPLRLLFKDEVRAVGRELGLPEEIVGRQPFPGPGLGIRIIGEVTEDRLETLRAADLIARTELTKAGLDDEIWQCPVVLLADVRSVGVQGDGRTYGHPIVLRPVSSEDAMTADWTRIPYEVLEKISTRITNEVAEVNRVVLDVTSKPPGTIEWE